The following proteins are co-located in the Sphingobacteriaceae bacterium genome:
- a CDS encoding class I fructose-bisphosphate aldolase, which yields MSSKIVELLGGKADDLLKHTCKTISKESIHLPGDDFVDRIFMGSNRNPQVLRSLQQLYGTGRLANTGYMSILPVDQGIEHSAGASFAPNPIYFDSENIVKLALEGGCNAVASTYGVLGSVSRKYAHKIPFIVKINHNEFISYPNKFDQIMFGTIKDAWNMGAVAVGATIYFGSAESGKQIVEVAKAFEMAHELGMATVLWCYTRNSAFKKDGVDYHTAADLSSQANHLGVTIQADIIKQKLSDKNGGYTAVGHGKTHPKVYSELTTDHPIDLCRYQVANCYMGRMGLINSGGESKGESDLSEAVTTAVINKRAGGQGLISGRKAFQKPIKDGIQLLNTIQDVYLDKSITIA from the coding sequence ATGTCAAGTAAAATTGTAGAGTTATTGGGTGGTAAAGCTGATGATCTTTTGAAGCACACCTGCAAAACAATTTCAAAAGAATCCATTCATCTTCCGGGTGATGATTTTGTAGACCGGATTTTTATGGGTTCAAATAGAAATCCACAAGTGCTTAGAAGCTTACAGCAATTGTATGGAACAGGTAGATTGGCCAATACCGGATACATGAGTATTTTACCCGTAGATCAGGGAATTGAACATAGTGCCGGCGCCAGTTTTGCTCCAAACCCTATTTATTTTGATAGTGAAAATATTGTGAAGCTTGCCCTCGAAGGAGGATGTAATGCAGTTGCATCAACTTATGGCGTGTTAGGTTCCGTTTCAAGAAAATATGCGCATAAAATCCCATTCATCGTTAAAATAAATCATAATGAGTTTATAAGCTATCCGAATAAGTTTGATCAAATCATGTTTGGTACGATTAAAGATGCTTGGAATATGGGGGCTGTAGCTGTAGGTGCTACTATTTATTTTGGATCGGCTGAGAGTGGAAAACAAATTGTTGAAGTGGCAAAGGCTTTTGAAATGGCACATGAATTAGGTATGGCTACCGTTTTGTGGTGTTATACCCGAAATAGCGCATTTAAAAAAGATGGAGTAGATTACCATACTGCTGCCGATTTATCATCACAAGCAAATCATTTAGGAGTAACTATTCAGGCCGACATCATCAAACAAAAACTTTCTGATAAAAATGGAGGGTATACGGCAGTTGGACATGGAAAAACACACCCAAAAGTATATAGTGAATTAACCACCGATCATCCAATTGATCTTTGTCGTTACCAAGTTGCGAACTGTTATATGGGTAGAATGGGATTGATAAACAGCGGAGGTGAAAGTAAAGGAGAAAGCGATTTATCAGAAGCAGTAACCACTGCGGTAATTAATAAACGCGCAGGCGGACAAGGCTTAATAAGTGGAAGAAAAGCTTTTCAGAAACCGATAAAAGATGGAATTCAGCTGTTAAACACTATTCAGGATGTGTATTTGGATAAATCCATTACAATTGCTTAA
- a CDS encoding acetyl-CoA carboxylase carboxyltransferase subunit beta, with product MGWFKRLKEGITTSTKEKKETPEGLWYKCSSCKKIHTSDEHVQNKHVCIDCGYHERIGSKEYFEIIFDNNAFTELHENLVSGDPLNFTDTKKYTSRLKDTVNKTGLKDALRSAYGKVNGNDLVICCMDFSFIGGSMGSVVGEKIARSIDFCIKTRSPLLIISKSGGARMMEAAFSLMQMAKTSAKLSQLAAEKIPYISLLTDPTTGGVTASYAMLGDLNIAEPDSLIGFAGPRVVKETIGKDLPKGFQTAEFVLEHGFLDKIVPRTELKNHLGSMLKMLKN from the coding sequence ATGGGTTGGTTTAAGAGATTAAAAGAAGGGATTACTACTTCTACCAAAGAGAAAAAAGAAACGCCGGAAGGACTTTGGTACAAATGCTCATCATGCAAAAAAATTCATACTTCCGATGAACATGTTCAAAATAAACATGTTTGCATCGATTGCGGTTATCACGAACGTATAGGCAGCAAAGAATATTTTGAAATTATTTTTGATAATAATGCATTTACCGAACTGCATGAAAATTTAGTGAGTGGCGACCCACTGAATTTTACCGATACAAAAAAGTATACTTCCCGATTAAAAGATACGGTAAATAAAACAGGACTAAAAGATGCTTTACGAAGTGCATACGGAAAAGTAAATGGAAATGATTTGGTTATTTGTTGCATGGATTTTAGTTTTATTGGAGGTAGCATGGGAAGTGTAGTTGGAGAAAAAATAGCCCGCTCAATAGATTTTTGTATAAAAACCCGAAGCCCGCTTTTAATTATCAGCAAAAGTGGTGGTGCGCGTATGATGGAAGCTGCATTTAGTTTAATGCAAATGGCTAAAACTTCTGCCAAATTGAGTCAGCTCGCTGCTGAAAAAATTCCATATATATCTTTGTTAACCGATCCTACAACCGGCGGAGTAACCGCAAGTTATGCTATGCTTGGCGATTTAAATATTGCCGAACCGGATTCCTTGATCGGATTTGCAGGACCAAGGGTTGTGAAGGAAACAATTGGTAAAGATTTACCTAAAGGCTTCCAAACCGCGGAGTTTGTTTTAGAACATGGTTTTTTAGATAAAATTGTCCCACGTACAGAGTTGAAGAATCACTTGGGTTCTATGCTTAAAATGTTAAAAAACTAA
- a CDS encoding RNA polymerase sigma factor — protein MNIQPQLIASCIKRERKAEYELYKNTYSYLMSICLRYTRDKDSASEMLNVGFLKILKNLEKYNLAIPFKVWIRKIMVNTLIDEYRKNKREREKITYVEEYYDSSSYADANEALSRIDCKQIYDLINLLPEMSKQVFNLFVIDGYSHKEVGDMLGISEGTSKWHLNAARTKLKEQLIEKNIVTTTL, from the coding sequence ATGAATATTCAGCCTCAGTTAATAGCTTCTTGTATTAAGCGCGAGCGTAAAGCTGAGTATGAACTATATAAAAACACGTATAGTTATTTAATGAGTATTTGTTTGCGTTACACACGCGATAAAGATTCAGCTTCAGAAATGTTGAACGTTGGATTTTTAAAAATTTTAAAAAATCTTGAAAAGTATAACCTGGCTATTCCGTTTAAAGTATGGATTCGCAAAATCATGGTAAATACATTAATTGATGAGTATAGAAAGAATAAAAGAGAAAGAGAAAAAATTACTTACGTTGAAGAGTATTACGATTCTTCTTCTTATGCAGATGCGAATGAAGCATTGAGTAGAATAGATTGTAAACAAATTTATGACTTAATTAATCTCCTGCCTGAAATGAGCAAACAAGTTTTCAATTTGTTTGTAATTGACGGGTACTCTCATAAAGAAGTCGGCGATATGCTTGGCATTAGTGAGGGAACATCTAAGTGGCATTTAAATGCAGCGCGTACTAAATTAAAAGAACAACTAATTGAAAAAAATATTGTAACAACAACCCTGTAA
- a CDS encoding PorT family protein, with protein MKQEDKFDKIIKEKLDENEFPFDESNWLKASKMLDAEKGANIGAKSSKLFLMVGAILIGVAAGTFAFLYLGHQEQLQSFNSITLDMNNSDRENHSINQVIESEKGELSENTSINSKQSDAGAENISNESASINAHEGSIAQGTRPSNTSNRNPTLGNNSSNPGGSNIGSSSVGKTNITGGHSTYKQKSNKLNKKETENVVSADVFQSANNLASTASADYLEMHSSILDMYTREEAIKSSPNEFIRINEDYYNKSRRRLHFINAEAGLSYFNGWNSLSQKDAAGLNYFAGLNYGIYIKKKMSISAGIQYYNISHIKTAFYTRQNFQYDFGYNGNFTNITTNSLQYLSVPLRAYYNISRTGKLGLGVNAAYLVNASNTVETYTERDLVKTNVVTETKNGVFEGVNPMNIMLSANFSHRLNRRWFVNVEFNYGLSDTYQSKATGNNTKENNKGIRVGLQYTLFEK; from the coding sequence ATGAAACAAGAAGATAAATTCGACAAAATTATCAAAGAGAAGCTCGATGAAAATGAGTTTCCATTTGATGAGTCAAATTGGTTAAAGGCCAGCAAAATGCTGGATGCCGAAAAAGGAGCCAACATTGGTGCTAAAAGCAGTAAATTATTTTTAATGGTAGGCGCAATCCTTATTGGGGTAGCAGCCGGAACTTTCGCCTTTTTATATTTGGGACATCAAGAACAATTACAATCTTTCAATTCCATTACTTTGGATATGAATAATTCTGACAGGGAGAATCATTCAATAAATCAAGTGATAGAATCTGAAAAAGGAGAATTGAGTGAAAACACCTCAATAAATAGTAAGCAATCTGATGCTGGCGCGGAAAATATTTCGAATGAAAGTGCATCTATAAATGCACATGAAGGTTCTATAGCCCAAGGCACTCGTCCCTCAAACACTTCGAATAGAAATCCAACTCTTGGAAATAATTCTTCTAACCCCGGCGGTTCTAATATAGGATCTTCTTCTGTTGGAAAAACTAATATTACCGGTGGGCATTCTACCTACAAACAAAAATCTAATAAGTTGAATAAAAAGGAAACAGAAAATGTTGTTTCGGCTGATGTTTTTCAATCCGCTAACAATTTAGCTTCAACTGCAAGTGCTGATTATCTTGAAATGCATTCTTCTATTTTAGATATGTACACCCGTGAAGAAGCAATCAAGTCAAGTCCAAATGAGTTCATCCGTATAAATGAAGACTATTATAACAAATCCAGAAGAAGATTACATTTTATAAACGCTGAAGCCGGACTTAGTTATTTTAATGGTTGGAATTCCTTGTCACAAAAAGATGCCGCCGGATTAAATTATTTCGCCGGATTGAATTACGGAATTTACATCAAGAAAAAGATGAGCATTAGTGCAGGAATACAGTATTACAATATTTCGCACATCAAAACCGCATTTTACACCAGGCAAAATTTTCAATATGATTTTGGATACAACGGAAATTTCACAAACATTACTACAAACTCGCTTCAATATTTATCCGTTCCGTTACGCGCTTATTATAACATCAGCCGAACAGGAAAGCTGGGTCTGGGTGTAAATGCAGCCTATTTGGTAAATGCAAGCAATACGGTTGAGACCTATACCGAAAGAGATTTAGTTAAAACAAATGTTGTAACTGAAACGAAGAATGGCGTTTTCGAAGGAGTAAATCCGATGAATATTATGTTATCTGCAAATTTCAGTCATCGTTTAAACAGAAGGTGGTTTGTTAATGTTGAATTCAATTACGGATTATCTGATACTTATCAATCGAAAGCAACAGGAAATAATACCAAAGAAAATAATAAGGGAATTCGTGTTGGCCTACAATATACTTTGTTCGAAAAATAA
- a CDS encoding PKD domain-containing protein, with the protein MKRTINYILLIIVLVAFSCKKNPLPDEVESESPVFYVQANVNGTHVRFEAGKQEYYMYSSHHQQNNGVYVYKAELKQSNCTNFCGYGISFSINDVDSVAQNSSMKPQDALFIGQHPFNDGNLPALGYYGTFVSPMPTVADFTWTINGSVLQTTTQAMSYYFDENKTYTVGLKVNKLGCESQHNNVFKVGNPLQGNIGVSKTNMQYNFSAMPNPTGGNIQYTWDFGDGTFGNSANEYHEYQTPGDYMVKLTMIKSGLTSDTCLSHYLARASTLDYCHANFTNAFTPKLNSKALSAITINLTDPATGAVYSSSAMDQSTSNSFEIVSVEDYKMNANGDATKKIKIRFNCSVKSNNSVIQITNGEAVLAVSYK; encoded by the coding sequence ATGAAACGTACTATAAATTACATATTATTAATAATTGTTCTTGTTGCATTTTCGTGCAAGAAAAATCCTTTGCCGGATGAGGTAGAGAGTGAAAGTCCGGTATTTTATGTTCAGGCTAATGTTAATGGCACCCATGTGAGATTTGAAGCTGGTAAACAGGAATATTACATGTATTCTTCTCATCATCAGCAAAACAATGGTGTTTATGTATATAAAGCAGAATTAAAACAAAGCAATTGCACAAATTTTTGTGGTTACGGTATTTCATTTTCCATTAACGATGTTGATTCAGTTGCGCAGAATTCGTCAATGAAACCGCAAGATGCATTGTTCATCGGGCAACATCCGTTTAATGATGGAAATTTGCCTGCCTTGGGTTATTATGGAACGTTTGTATCTCCCATGCCAACTGTTGCTGATTTTACCTGGACAATTAACGGTTCTGTACTGCAAACTACAACGCAAGCTATGAGTTATTACTTTGATGAGAATAAAACATATACGGTAGGTTTAAAAGTGAATAAACTTGGTTGTGAATCACAACACAACAATGTCTTTAAAGTTGGAAATCCACTTCAAGGTAACATCGGTGTTTCTAAAACGAACATGCAATACAATTTCAGCGCTATGCCTAACCCAACCGGGGGAAATATTCAATACACCTGGGATTTTGGAGATGGTACTTTTGGTAATTCAGCAAACGAATACCATGAATATCAAACTCCGGGAGATTATATGGTTAAGTTAACTATGATTAAAAGTGGTCTTACTTCTGATACTTGCCTATCACATTATTTAGCCAGAGCATCAACCTTAGATTATTGCCACGCTAATTTTACCAATGCCTTTACCCCTAAATTGAATAGCAAAGCCTTATCAGCCATTACAATAAATTTAACTGATCCCGCAACCGGAGCTGTATATTCTTCGTCGGCTATGGATCAATCTACTTCAAATTCTTTTGAAATCGTTTCTGTGGAGGATTATAAAATGAATGCGAATGGCGACGCCACAAAGAAAATTAAAATTAGATTTAACTGTTCTGTTAAGAGTAATAATTCTGTAATCCAAATCACAAACGGTGAGGCTGTTTTAGCCGTTTCGTATAAATAA
- a CDS encoding MATE family efflux transporter translates to MSASISKINHLKETIVLAWPLVITQLGHVVTGMVDNAFLGQLGATEQAAGILCNSIFILVLVFGIGVSFAITPLAAGADEKKLEEKKVSLFKNSLYVNLAIASVCFGILYLASPLLHSMKQPEEVIDLAMPFFDVVILSIIPLSLFFTGKQYCEGLSNTTLALYISVFGNLINIVLNYGLIYGKLGLPELGYMGSAWSTFIARVMMGFAFLFILFYVKGKCNVAEHYRKVKINIKELKELMVIGINSGLQFTFEVAAFVIAGLMAGSFGKEAMDAHGISIQLAAFTYMFASGISSAATIRVGKYNAVNDWQNISSSGKTAIKLVVLVMGGFGVLFLIFRSILPMGFTNDPDIISLSSKLLIIAAIFQLFDGLQVTVIGLLRGLEDVKISTWVTLIGYWGIALPLAYFLAFYCKMEVVGIWISLLISLALVGISLLFRFNLILKRNLKV, encoded by the coding sequence ATGTCTGCCTCTATTTCTAAAATAAATCATTTAAAGGAAACCATTGTTTTGGCTTGGCCACTTGTAATAACGCAGTTAGGTCACGTTGTTACCGGCATGGTAGATAATGCCTTTTTAGGACAGTTAGGTGCAACCGAACAGGCGGCAGGAATTTTATGCAATAGCATTTTTATTTTAGTTTTAGTTTTTGGAATTGGAGTAAGTTTTGCCATTACTCCATTAGCAGCCGGGGCAGATGAAAAAAAACTAGAAGAAAAAAAAGTTTCATTATTCAAGAATTCGCTTTACGTTAATTTAGCTATTGCTTCAGTTTGTTTTGGGATTTTATATTTAGCATCACCCTTACTTCATTCAATGAAACAACCGGAAGAGGTAATTGACTTAGCGATGCCTTTTTTTGATGTGGTAATACTTTCGATTATTCCCTTATCCTTATTTTTTACCGGGAAACAATATTGCGAAGGGTTAAGTAATACCACATTAGCACTATACATCAGCGTTTTCGGAAATTTGATTAACATAGTATTAAATTACGGTTTAATTTATGGTAAATTGGGATTACCTGAATTAGGATACATGGGTTCTGCTTGGTCAACTTTTATTGCAAGAGTAATGATGGGTTTTGCGTTTTTATTTATTTTATTTTATGTAAAAGGTAAATGTAATGTAGCCGAACATTACAGAAAAGTAAAAATAAATATTAAGGAATTAAAGGAATTAATGGTGATTGGAATAAATTCGGGATTGCAATTTACTTTTGAAGTGGCAGCCTTTGTAATTGCCGGTTTAATGGCCGGAAGTTTTGGAAAAGAGGCAATGGATGCACATGGTATTTCAATTCAATTAGCGGCTTTTACCTATATGTTTGCAAGCGGCATAAGTAGTGCGGCCACTATTCGGGTGGGGAAATATAACGCAGTAAATGACTGGCAAAATATTTCTAGCAGCGGGAAAACGGCCATAAAACTGGTTGTACTGGTTATGGGCGGGTTTGGGGTTTTGTTTTTAATTTTCAGGAGTATTTTACCTATGGGATTTACAAACGATCCGGATATCATTTCATTATCGTCTAAATTATTAATTATTGCGGCAATTTTTCAATTATTCGACGGGTTGCAGGTAACCGTTATAGGTTTATTAAGGGGATTAGAAGATGTGAAGATTAGCACCTGGGTTACGCTAATAGGTTATTGGGGTATTGCACTGCCGTTGGCGTACTTTTTAGCTTTTTATTGTAAAATGGAAGTAGTTGGAATTTGGATTTCTTTATTGATAAGTTTAGCGCTGGTTGGAATTTCTCTTTTATTTAGATTTAATTTAATACTAAAAAGAAATTTGAAAGTTTAA
- the recJ gene encoding single-stranded-DNA-specific exonuclease RecJ, whose amino-acid sequence MEKRWEITATNQETVEHLQQELSVDRIVATLLMQRGIKDFESSRLFFRPELGQLHDPFLMKNMEKAIHRINSAIAINEKVLVYGDYDVDGTTAVSIVYSFFKNYIQEIEFYIPDRYREGYGISYAGIDYAAENQFSLIIALDCGIKAIDKIEYANKKNIDFIICDHHLPGEIVPNAFAVLDPKQNDCNYPYKELSGAGIGFKLIEAFSIKNILPPEICYSYLDLAVTSIAADIVPITGENRVMAYHGLKILNTKPRPGIAALLNLYQTKSEVNISSLVFVLGPRINAAGRIEHASKSVELLICEDDEIANELAMRINDTNSQRKDLDLGTTNEAIEYLEGEELSGKSSIVLFNKSWHKGVIGIVASRLIEKYYRPTIILTESDGKATGSARSVKEYDIYSAIEKCSDLLDQFGGHKFAAGLTLKPENVNAFREKFEQIVSSTITPQQLIPKIDIDIEIDLSEITEKLVRILRQFAPHGPENMTPIFCARNVFDTGWGRVVGSNHLKLELFQKSNPNFRFQAIAYDKGDFVNFFQRKTPMDIAFKIQENEFRGTKSIQLVIEDVRISET is encoded by the coding sequence ATGGAAAAAAGGTGGGAAATAACAGCAACAAATCAAGAAACTGTTGAACACCTTCAGCAAGAATTAAGCGTTGATCGTATTGTTGCCACACTTTTAATGCAACGAGGGATTAAAGATTTCGAAAGTTCAAGATTATTTTTCAGACCCGAATTAGGCCAATTACACGACCCCTTCTTAATGAAAAATATGGAAAAGGCCATTCACCGGATTAATAGTGCCATTGCCATAAATGAAAAAGTTTTGGTTTATGGGGATTACGATGTTGATGGAACTACTGCCGTAAGTATTGTTTACAGCTTTTTTAAAAACTATATCCAGGAAATTGAATTTTACATTCCAGACCGTTACCGGGAAGGCTATGGAATATCCTATGCCGGTATTGATTACGCTGCTGAAAATCAATTCTCATTAATCATTGCGCTTGACTGTGGTATAAAAGCAATTGATAAAATTGAATACGCCAACAAAAAAAATATTGACTTTATTATTTGCGACCACCACCTGCCCGGTGAAATAGTACCTAATGCATTTGCAGTATTAGACCCAAAACAAAACGATTGTAATTATCCGTACAAAGAATTAAGTGGTGCCGGAATCGGTTTCAAACTAATAGAAGCTTTTTCAATCAAAAATATTCTTCCGCCCGAAATTTGTTATTCTTATTTAGACCTGGCCGTTACCAGTATAGCCGCAGATATTGTACCCATTACCGGAGAAAACCGGGTAATGGCTTATCACGGTTTAAAAATATTAAATACCAAACCAAGACCGGGTATAGCGGCACTTTTAAATTTATACCAAACAAAAAGTGAAGTAAACATCAGCTCTTTGGTATTTGTTTTAGGACCCCGTATAAATGCAGCAGGACGAATTGAACATGCTTCCAAATCTGTTGAATTACTAATTTGTGAAGATGATGAAATTGCGAATGAATTGGCCATGCGAATTAATGATACCAATTCGCAACGAAAAGATTTGGATTTAGGTACAACCAACGAAGCTATAGAATATCTGGAAGGAGAAGAATTAAGTGGTAAATCCAGTATCGTATTATTTAATAAATCATGGCATAAAGGCGTAATTGGAATTGTAGCCAGCAGACTTATTGAAAAATATTACAGACCTACCATTATCTTAACAGAAAGCGATGGCAAAGCAACGGGTAGCGCTAGAAGCGTGAAGGAATATGATATTTACTCTGCCATAGAAAAATGTAGTGATCTGCTCGATCAATTTGGTGGTCACAAATTTGCAGCGGGATTAACTTTGAAACCCGAAAACGTAAATGCCTTTAGAGAAAAATTTGAGCAAATAGTTAGTTCAACCATTACACCGCAACAACTCATTCCAAAAATTGATATTGATATTGAAATAGATTTAAGCGAAATTACAGAAAAATTGGTTCGCATTTTAAGACAATTTGCACCGCATGGCCCTGAAAACATGACCCCTATTTTTTGCGCAAGAAATGTTTTTGATACCGGTTGGGGTCGTGTTGTTGGCAGTAATCACCTAAAGCTTGAGTTATTTCAGAAATCCAATCCGAATTTTCGTTTTCAGGCTATAGCTTATGACAAAGGCGACTTTGTGAATTTTTTTCAAAGAAAAACGCCTATGGATATTGCTTTTAAAATTCAGGAAAATGAATTCCGCGGAACAAAAAGTATACAACTGGTTATAGAAGACGTGAGAATTAGCGAAACTTAA
- a CDS encoding YebC/PmpR family DNA-binding transcriptional regulator: MGRIFEKRKATMFKRYAKMAKAFTKIGREIVMAVKLGGPNPDSNPRLRMVMQNAKAVNMPKANVEAAIKRASEKDSANYEEVIYEGYAPHGVPVLVECTTNNPTRTVASVRMYFSRAEGSLGTNGSVSFMFERKVMFKIDAAGLNKDDLELELIDHGLEELNVDEENNQFIIQTQFIDFGKMQSALEEKKIAVLESSKVYIPTTTKELTPEQEAEVMSMIEKMEEDDDIEAVYHNIA, from the coding sequence ATGGGAAGAATATTTGAGAAAAGAAAAGCCACCATGTTTAAGCGTTATGCTAAAATGGCTAAAGCTTTTACAAAAATTGGAAGAGAAATTGTAATGGCTGTTAAATTAGGCGGACCAAATCCTGATTCTAATCCTAGATTGAGAATGGTTATGCAAAATGCTAAGGCAGTAAACATGCCAAAAGCTAATGTTGAGGCTGCCATAAAAAGGGCTAGTGAAAAAGATTCGGCGAATTATGAAGAGGTTATTTATGAAGGTTATGCCCCACACGGAGTTCCGGTATTGGTAGAATGCACAACCAATAATCCAACACGTACCGTAGCAAGCGTACGTATGTATTTTTCAAGAGCTGAAGGTTCTTTAGGAACGAATGGGTCGGTAAGTTTTATGTTTGAAAGAAAAGTAATGTTCAAAATAGATGCTGCCGGTTTAAATAAAGATGATTTGGAATTAGAATTGATTGACCACGGCCTGGAAGAATTGAATGTAGATGAAGAAAATAATCAATTTATCATTCAAACTCAATTTATTGACTTTGGAAAAATGCAATCTGCACTCGAAGAAAAAAAGATAGCCGTTTTGGAATCCAGCAAAGTTTATATTCCTACTACTACAAAAGAGTTAACGCCGGAACAAGAAGCCGAAGTGATGAGCATGATTGAAAAGATGGAAGAAGACGATGATATAGAAGCCGTTTATCATAATATAGCATAA
- a CDS encoding SpoIIE family protein phosphatase, with the protein MDDNSKILEQKYIQELKLSALLEVTKAINRNSPTQDLLDLYQDILQKRLGVGKLVLFSFDTDWKCILTYGIKEEASELKFEPELLNITEIETITFTKGELSKNFEIVVPVNHKQFPLAYVLMGDVDQQKLELSAAIKHLPFVQTLTNLIIVAIENKKLFKDSVNRAQIQKELEVAQNMQNMLFPSEFPDNEFLQVAALYQPHQQVGGDYYDFIRLNNHEYIFCIADVSGKGIAAALLMSNIQATLHSLINYTHNLKDLILEINKRVITNARHEKFLSLFLGKINTKSQQLTYVNAGHNPPLLYYENKFIHLINGCTLLGLTERIINIDVEIFNYASEFSLICYTDGLTDTVNAEGKSLELDSLKELIKKNINEKPGIINSNILDFANEFKGNLNFPDDIALLTIKVNDLGF; encoded by the coding sequence TTGGATGATAATTCAAAAATATTAGAACAGAAATACATTCAGGAATTAAAACTGAGTGCCTTGCTGGAAGTTACAAAAGCAATCAATAGAAATTCGCCTACTCAGGATTTGCTGGATTTGTATCAGGACATTTTACAAAAAAGATTAGGAGTTGGGAAATTAGTGTTGTTTAGTTTTGACACGGACTGGAAATGCATACTAACTTATGGAATTAAAGAAGAAGCTTCTGAATTAAAGTTTGAACCGGAGTTACTCAACATCACGGAAATTGAAACCATCACTTTTACCAAAGGTGAGTTAAGTAAAAATTTTGAAATCGTAGTGCCGGTAAATCACAAACAGTTTCCTTTAGCCTATGTTTTAATGGGAGATGTGGATCAGCAAAAATTAGAATTAAGTGCTGCTATTAAACACCTCCCCTTTGTGCAAACACTTACCAATTTAATTATTGTTGCCATTGAGAATAAAAAATTATTTAAGGATAGTGTGAACCGGGCCCAAATACAAAAAGAATTAGAGGTTGCGCAAAATATGCAAAACATGTTATTTCCCTCTGAATTCCCCGATAATGAATTTTTACAAGTAGCCGCATTATATCAACCTCATCAGCAAGTTGGAGGAGACTATTATGATTTTATACGATTAAATAATCACGAATATATCTTTTGTATTGCTGATGTGAGCGGAAAAGGAATTGCAGCCGCACTTTTGATGAGCAACATTCAGGCCACTCTGCATAGCTTAATAAATTATACCCATAACTTAAAAGACCTAATTTTAGAAATCAATAAACGAGTAATTACCAATGCTCGGCATGAAAAATTTTTAAGTTTATTTCTTGGAAAAATAAATACCAAAAGTCAACAGTTAACTTATGTAAATGCCGGCCATAATCCTCCTTTGCTTTATTACGAAAATAAATTTATCCATCTGATTAATGGCTGTACTTTACTTGGCTTAACCGAACGCATCATCAATATTGATGTAGAAATATTTAATTACGCCAGTGAGTTTTCACTAATTTGTTATACCGATGGATTAACGGACACTGTAAACGCTGAAGGTAAATCTTTAGAACTTGATTCCTTGAAAGAATTAATTAAAAAGAATATAAACGAAAAACCGGGCATCATTAATTCAAATATTTTAGATTTTGCAAATGAGTTTAAGGGAAACCTGAATTTTCCGGATGATATTGCTTTGCTTACTATAAAAGTGAATGACTTGGGGTTTTAG
- a CDS encoding phosphoribosyltransferase, which yields MGKKVQILNTLEITQKLNRLAYQVYENNFNEKELLIVGIDGNGYKMAAVLVEKLNKISDQKFKLGKITMDKEEPWKTESKIDFTEKDYVNKVVVLVDDVMNSGKTLIYAVKLFLDKPVKKLSTLVLVDRSYKRFPVRADFVGLRLSTTLQERIEAEFSKKGKELVYLV from the coding sequence ATGGGAAAAAAGGTTCAAATACTAAACACCTTAGAAATCACTCAAAAATTAAATCGCTTGGCCTATCAGGTGTACGAAAATAATTTTAACGAAAAAGAATTGCTAATAGTAGGAATTGATGGGAATGGTTATAAAATGGCCGCCGTGCTTGTTGAAAAACTAAATAAGATATCCGATCAAAAATTCAAATTAGGTAAAATCACCATGGATAAAGAAGAACCTTGGAAAACAGAAAGTAAAATTGATTTCACCGAAAAAGATTATGTAAATAAAGTAGTTGTATTGGTAGATGATGTTATGAATAGCGGTAAAACACTAATTTATGCCGTGAAACTATTTTTAGATAAACCCGTTAAAAAATTAAGCACACTCGTTTTAGTTGACAGGAGCTATAAGCGATTTCCGGTGAGAGCCGATTTTGTTGGTTTGCGCTTAAGTACAACTTTACAAGAAAGGATTGAAGCCGAATTTTCTAAAAAAGGAAAAGAATTGGTGTATTTGGTATAA